A region from the Pirellulales bacterium genome encodes:
- a CDS encoding M20/M25/M40 family metallo-hydrolase: MHKNSTTLSTSIALLLANLTFLLQANVIRGESAPRDGAFRPPAVPLVTSDPYLSIWSEADRLTDDVTRHWTHRGHPLVSLIRVDGKAYRLMGNDPKEVPALPQVGLQVLPTRSIYDFDDGHVHVTLTFMTPALPQALDVLARPVTYFTWSVRSIDGASHAVAIYDSTSSLLSVNSPDQKVEWSRETAGSLTSLRVGTVAQTLLAPAGDDTRIDWGYAYVAAPQADSSAAIGGNGALLNTFIAEGKLPATDDSRMPRAAADDQPVLAFSFDLGKVGAEPVLRHLSVAYDEVFSIKLLGQKLRPYWRRNGASAADLLQFAERDYAGLIDRCEKFDRELMADLTKVGGARYAQIAALAYRQSLAGCGLAADANKQPLLFTKENTSNGCIATVDVIYPAAPQFLLMGPTYAKALVAPALVYSASPQWKFPFAPHDLGTYPQAKGQDYGGGENPGNEADKMPVEESANMILLCDAIAKMDGNADFASRWWPQLTQWVDYLVKHGIDPENQLCTDDFMGHLARNANLSVKAILGIAAYADLCRLRGEAAAAEKHIKLAKEGAAFWIKTAADGNHSRIAFDKANTWSQKYNLVWDKLLGLNVFPAKVAADEVAYYKTKIQPFGVPLDSRTHLTKTDWSLWCATLADNRADFETMVSPIYDYLNRTTARMPFVDSYITDNAASDGMHARPVIGGVFITMLSDPEIWKKWSDRDQAKAGNWAAAPTPPRITEVVPTSRQRGIEWRYSLEKPAGDWTKPGFDDSHWQSGPGGFGTHGTPNAVVGTVWNTADIWLRREASLPENADVGHLQLLVYHDEDVEIYIDGVLAGSEAGFVNSYDPMDISSAAKKLLKPGQKFTLAVHCHQTVGGQGVDVGLVEVAEADSAAAPAASAAATAPSTSSDAPARSGFRAREREVVDPVIVKIRDEGLNHSQVMATLDYLCDVIGQRLTGSPNAKRANDWTRGKLAGWGLTSARLESWGPFGRGWELKRFSLQVTKPQTIPLIAYPKAWTPGFDNPLEADVVWLDAKTEAELEKYKGKLKGMIVLADPIRALKPHFDAPGARMTDGDLLTYANSTGRRVPPAVQPPKGTSSTEFSLAAATSVATAPAANGSPTAATTASGNSTRGTAADSSAPATADSTSRANGDATSPAGGDPARRRFGNPFSGKVLSFCAKEEAALVLTVSPQGDGGTIFVASASVPGSDGRARGGPRPWSEDAPAMPPQVCVAVEDYNRMVRMVQQGEELKIAVDLQVQFLPTEMANNTIAEIAGSDLRDQVVMIGGHLDSWHAGTGATDNGAGVAVAMETVRILQAVGVKPRRTIRIGLWTGEEEGLLGSRAYVTQHFGTAGGTGDGTGRRGPRDRADGSQTAAAPAGVPQAVDAKATGELQANDTKTVDSKPTSDSKPGDSKPSADAKPAPPIRLPEHDKLSIYFNLDNGTGRIRGVFTQGNEAAMPLFRKWLIPFHDLGAETVSLASTGSTDHVSFEAVGLPGFEFMQDPIEYMTRSHHSNQDVFDRVPPDDLKQAAIIMAAFVYDAAMMEQRFPRKSSE; the protein is encoded by the coding sequence ATGCACAAGAACTCAACAACTCTTTCGACGTCCATCGCACTTCTTCTTGCCAATCTAACGTTTTTGCTGCAAGCGAACGTTATTCGCGGCGAATCCGCTCCGCGCGACGGCGCGTTTCGCCCGCCGGCCGTGCCGCTGGTCACGAGCGATCCCTATCTGAGCATCTGGTCGGAGGCCGACCGACTCACCGACGACGTCACTCGGCATTGGACTCACCGCGGCCACCCGCTGGTGAGCCTGATTCGCGTCGACGGCAAAGCCTACCGTCTGATGGGCAATGATCCGAAGGAAGTGCCAGCCCTACCGCAAGTCGGCCTGCAAGTCTTGCCGACTCGTTCGATCTACGACTTCGACGACGGCCACGTTCACGTAACCTTGACGTTCATGACCCCCGCGTTGCCGCAGGCTCTTGACGTGTTGGCGCGTCCCGTGACCTATTTCACCTGGTCGGTTCGCTCGATCGATGGCGCGAGCCATGCGGTGGCGATTTACGACAGCACGAGTTCACTATTGTCGGTGAATAGTCCCGACCAGAAGGTCGAATGGTCGCGCGAAACCGCCGGCTCGCTGACGTCACTTCGCGTGGGCACGGTCGCTCAAACGCTCTTGGCGCCCGCCGGCGACGACACGCGGATCGATTGGGGCTATGCCTACGTGGCGGCGCCGCAGGCCGATTCAAGCGCCGCGATCGGTGGCAACGGCGCGCTGCTCAATACTTTCATCGCGGAAGGCAAGTTGCCCGCGACTGACGACTCGCGCATGCCCCGCGCCGCGGCAGACGATCAACCGGTGCTGGCGTTCTCGTTCGATCTTGGCAAAGTCGGCGCGGAGCCGGTCTTGCGTCACTTGAGCGTGGCCTACGACGAGGTCTTTTCGATCAAGCTTCTCGGACAGAAGCTGCGGCCATATTGGCGCAGAAATGGGGCGTCGGCCGCGGACCTGTTGCAATTCGCCGAACGCGATTATGCGGGCTTGATCGACCGCTGCGAAAAATTCGATCGCGAGTTGATGGCCGATCTGACGAAAGTCGGCGGTGCGCGATATGCCCAAATCGCCGCGCTGGCGTACCGTCAGAGCCTGGCGGGCTGCGGGCTGGCGGCCGACGCGAACAAGCAGCCGTTGTTGTTCACTAAAGAGAACACGAGCAATGGCTGCATTGCGACCGTCGATGTGATTTATCCCGCCGCGCCGCAGTTTCTGTTGATGGGTCCGACGTATGCCAAGGCCCTGGTGGCGCCGGCGCTGGTTTACAGTGCTTCGCCACAATGGAAGTTTCCCTTTGCTCCTCACGACCTGGGGACTTATCCGCAGGCCAAAGGGCAGGACTACGGCGGCGGTGAGAATCCCGGCAACGAAGCCGACAAAATGCCGGTCGAAGAGAGCGCGAACATGATTTTGTTGTGCGACGCGATTGCCAAGATGGACGGCAACGCGGATTTCGCCTCGCGCTGGTGGCCGCAGCTTACGCAATGGGTCGACTATCTGGTGAAGCACGGAATCGACCCGGAGAACCAGCTTTGCACCGATGATTTCATGGGGCACTTGGCGCGCAACGCGAATCTCTCGGTGAAGGCCATATTGGGAATCGCCGCCTATGCCGATTTGTGCCGCCTTCGCGGCGAGGCGGCCGCCGCGGAAAAACATATTAAATTGGCCAAGGAGGGCGCTGCATTTTGGATAAAAACGGCCGCCGACGGCAACCACTCCCGCATTGCCTTCGACAAGGCCAACACCTGGAGCCAGAAATACAATCTCGTATGGGACAAGTTGCTCGGATTGAACGTGTTTCCCGCGAAGGTCGCGGCCGACGAGGTGGCTTATTATAAGACGAAGATTCAGCCGTTCGGGGTGCCGCTCGATTCGCGCACCCATCTGACGAAGACCGATTGGTCCCTCTGGTGCGCGACTTTGGCCGACAATCGGGCCGATTTCGAAACGATGGTCTCGCCGATCTACGACTATCTCAATCGCACCACGGCCCGCATGCCGTTTGTCGATTCCTATATCACCGACAACGCGGCCAGCGACGGGATGCATGCGCGGCCAGTGATCGGCGGCGTGTTCATCACGATGCTTTCCGACCCCGAAATCTGGAAGAAATGGTCGGACCGCGATCAGGCCAAGGCCGGCAATTGGGCCGCTGCACCCACGCCGCCGCGGATCACGGAAGTCGTTCCGACCTCGCGGCAGCGCGGAATCGAATGGCGCTACTCGCTCGAGAAGCCGGCGGGCGATTGGACGAAGCCGGGCTTCGACGATAGCCATTGGCAGAGCGGCCCCGGCGGGTTCGGCACTCACGGAACGCCCAACGCCGTAGTGGGCACCGTCTGGAACACCGCCGATATTTGGCTCCGCCGCGAAGCCAGTCTGCCCGAGAACGCCGACGTCGGCCATCTCCAACTCCTCGTCTATCACGACGAAGACGTCGAGATTTATATCGATGGGGTGCTGGCCGGCAGCGAGGCCGGGTTCGTCAACTCCTACGATCCGATGGACATCAGCTCCGCGGCGAAGAAGCTGCTCAAGCCGGGCCAAAAGTTCACGCTCGCTGTCCACTGCCATCAGACGGTCGGCGGTCAAGGCGTGGACGTGGGCTTGGTGGAGGTTGCCGAGGCAGATTCTGCTGCTGCACCGGCCGCGTCGGCTGCGGCGACCGCCCCCTCGACTTCGTCCGACGCTCCCGCCCGCTCCGGATTTCGAGCGCGAGAGCGCGAGGTCGTCGATCCGGTGATCGTCAAGATCCGCGACGAAGGATTGAATCATTCGCAAGTCATGGCGACTTTGGATTACCTTTGCGATGTTATCGGCCAACGACTCACCGGTTCACCCAATGCCAAACGGGCTAACGACTGGACGCGCGGAAAACTGGCCGGCTGGGGTCTGACGAGCGCTCGTTTGGAATCGTGGGGACCGTTCGGCCGGGGCTGGGAGCTGAAGCGATTTTCGCTCCAGGTGACCAAACCGCAAACGATTCCGCTGATCGCTTACCCCAAAGCTTGGACCCCCGGCTTCGACAATCCGCTCGAGGCAGACGTGGTTTGGCTCGATGCGAAAACCGAGGCCGAACTCGAAAAATACAAGGGTAAGCTCAAGGGGATGATCGTATTGGCCGATCCAATCCGCGCGCTCAAGCCGCATTTCGACGCGCCCGGCGCTCGAATGACGGATGGCGATTTGCTGACCTACGCCAACTCGACCGGCCGCCGAGTGCCGCCGGCAGTCCAGCCGCCGAAAGGCACGTCGAGCACGGAATTCTCTCTTGCCGCCGCGACCTCCGTCGCCACCGCGCCCGCTGCAAACGGGTCGCCGACGGCGGCGACCACCGCTAGTGGAAACTCGACTCGTGGGACGGCAGCCGATAGCTCAGCCCCGGCGACCGCTGATTCGACTTCGCGCGCAAACGGCGATGCCACCTCGCCGGCCGGCGGTGATCCGGCTCGTCGCCGCTTCGGCAATCCATTTTCCGGCAAGGTGCTTTCGTTCTGCGCCAAGGAAGAAGCGGCTCTCGTGCTCACCGTTAGCCCCCAGGGAGACGGCGGGACGATCTTCGTCGCCAGCGCCTCGGTTCCAGGGAGCGACGGCCGCGCGCGCGGAGGACCTCGACCTTGGTCTGAAGATGCGCCGGCCATGCCTCCCCAAGTCTGCGTCGCCGTGGAAGACTACAACCGCATGGTACGTATGGTGCAGCAGGGGGAGGAGCTGAAAATCGCCGTCGATCTACAGGTGCAATTCCTCCCAACGGAAATGGCCAACAATACGATCGCCGAGATCGCCGGCAGCGATCTGCGGGACCAGGTGGTGATGATCGGCGGGCATTTAGACTCATGGCATGCTGGCACCGGGGCGACCGATAACGGCGCCGGCGTGGCCGTGGCGATGGAGACCGTGCGAATCCTGCAAGCCGTCGGCGTCAAGCCCCGCCGCACGATCCGCATCGGCCTCTGGACTGGCGAGGAAGAAGGGCTGCTCGGTTCGCGGGCCTACGTGACCCAGCATTTCGGAACCGCCGGCGGAACTGGCGATGGCACCGGCCGGCGCGGACCACGCGATCGGGCGGATGGTTCACAAACGGCCGCGGCGCCCGCAGGCGTTCCACAAGCGGTGGATGCCAAGGCGACGGGCGAGCTGCAGGCCAACGACACTAAGACGGTGGATTCCAAGCCGACGAGCGATTCCAAGCCAGGGGATTCAAAGCCGTCGGCGGATGCTAAGCCCGCGCCGCCAATTCGCTTGCCGGAGCACGACAAGCTCTCGATCTACTTCAACCTCGACAACGGCACGGGGCGGATTCGAGGCGTCTTCACGCAAGGCAACGAAGCGGCGATGCCCTTGTTCCGCAAATGGCTGATCCCATTCCACGACCTGGGGGCTGAGACCGTTAGCCTGGCCAGCACGGGGAGCACCGATCATGTCTCGTTCGAGGCCGTCGGCCTGCCCGGCTTCGAATTCATGCAAGACCCGATCGAATACATGACCCGCTCACACCATTCCAATCAAGATGTATTCGACCGCGTTCCGCCAGACGATCTGAAGCAGGCGGCGATCATCATGGCCGCCTTCGTCTACGACGCGGCCATGATGGAGCAACGCTTCCCGCGCAAATCCAGCGAGTGA
- a CDS encoding DUF1559 domain-containing protein: protein MSRSKSLSQNRPRRRGQSPFVPKTPQKGTVPRSSCRGGFTLVELLVVIAIIGILTSILLPAIEAARETGRRTTCSNNLLRLAMATNSYESAHGYYPPGVVDSKGPILNQAVGMHHDWIERLLPYLDERAAHAKIDFAASVYDPKNAAVRKLPLVELLCPSDDVVEEGPHSSYAACQNDTESPIDSDNHGVFFLNSKLRSEDITDGLGYTLFIAEKRSEGTATDLGWMSGTRATLRNTGTELNATGPRGTPSSPATPAAPEAKQSPVWESPTYVGGFGSDHAGGLVVAAFGDGSQRYLSETIDPKILKLLGNRADGQLINPTDLEK from the coding sequence ATGAGCAGATCCAAGAGCCTATCCCAGAACCGCCCGCGGAGAAGGGGACAGTCCCCTTTTGTTCCGAAGACTCCACAAAAGGGGACAGTCCCCCGCAGTTCTTGCCGCGGCGGATTCACTCTGGTCGAACTCCTGGTGGTGATCGCCATCATAGGGATTTTGACGTCGATTCTGTTGCCCGCAATTGAAGCGGCTCGCGAGACGGGGCGGCGCACGACCTGCTCGAACAACCTGCTGCGGCTGGCGATGGCCACCAATTCCTATGAATCAGCTCACGGCTATTATCCGCCGGGCGTCGTCGATTCCAAGGGCCCGATTCTCAACCAAGCGGTCGGCATGCACCACGATTGGATCGAGCGGTTGCTGCCGTATCTCGACGAGCGGGCCGCCCACGCGAAGATCGACTTCGCCGCGAGCGTCTACGATCCCAAGAACGCCGCGGTGCGCAAGCTGCCGCTCGTCGAGCTGCTCTGCCCGTCGGACGACGTGGTCGAAGAAGGGCCGCACAGCAGCTACGCCGCATGCCAAAACGACACCGAGAGCCCGATCGACTCCGACAATCACGGCGTCTTCTTCTTGAACAGCAAGCTGCGGTCGGAAGACATCACCGACGGCTTGGGTTACACGCTGTTCATCGCCGAGAAGCGGAGCGAAGGGACCGCGACCGACCTTGGTTGGATGTCGGGCACTCGGGCGACGCTGCGAAACACCGGGACAGAATTGAATGCGACCGGCCCTCGGGGCACGCCGTCGTCACCCGCCACACCGGCTGCCCCGGAAGCGAAGCAATCGCCCGTTTGGGAATCGCCAACCTACGTAGGCGGGTTCGGCAGCGACCACGCCGGCGGCCTGGTCGTCGCGGCGTTTGGCGACGGCTCGCAGCGATATCTTTCCGAGACCATCGATCCAAAGATCTTGAAACTGCTCGGCAACCGGGCCGACGGGCAATTGATCAATCCGACCGACCTTGAGAAATAA
- a CDS encoding prepilin-type N-terminal cleavage/methylation domain-containing protein, with protein MGGEGIEICVAVSPRPDRLLKKERPTMTTLLEPQNCFDVLSAMPTAGRGHGLCRRIATQSSGPGTRQIRLEVPLGIRSRSFATTTTLSYRHRRGLTLIEVIVASTLASAIFGIAVELLSVTMHSTESGRDRVVSTAVMTRLAEQFRSDVHAAANVSVDRAAGGQARWTLKLADDLRIEYEADEDVLKRIEYRGDKVQVRDAFAMPQGADPRLELQPEKNPTQASLSVRRSADATVDAAGYILRIEARLDRDSRFAKATDRQSGG; from the coding sequence ATGGGGGGCGAGGGAATTGAAATATGCGTCGCCGTTTCGCCGCGACCCGACAGGCTATTGAAAAAAGAACGACCCACAATGACTACTCTACTAGAGCCTCAAAACTGTTTTGATGTCTTGAGTGCCATGCCCACGGCAGGGCGTGGGCATGGACTGTGCCGGCGCATAGCCACTCAGAGCAGTGGCCCTGGCACCCGTCAAATCAGACTTGAGGTTCCACTAGGTATTCGCAGCCGCTCATTCGCAACGACGACAACTTTATCGTACCGCCATCGGCGCGGATTGACGCTGATCGAAGTGATTGTCGCTTCCACTCTGGCCAGCGCGATCTTCGGAATTGCGGTCGAGCTGCTCTCGGTGACGATGCACTCGACTGAAAGCGGTCGCGATCGAGTTGTCTCGACCGCCGTTATGACGCGCTTGGCCGAGCAATTCCGGTCAGACGTCCATGCCGCGGCGAACGTCTCGGTTGACCGGGCGGCCGGCGGTCAAGCTCGATGGACGCTGAAGCTCGCCGACGATCTGCGGATCGAGTATGAGGCCGATGAGGATGTTCTTAAACGGATCGAATACCGTGGCGACAAGGTTCAAGTCCGCGACGCCTTTGCAATGCCTCAGGGCGCGGATCCACGGCTGGAGCTTCAGCCGGAAAAGAACCCGACTCAGGCCAGTTTGTCAGTGCGGCGCAGTGCTGACGCGACGGTCGACGCGGCTGGTTACATCTTGCGAATCGAAGCGCGGCTTGACCGAGATTCGCGGTTCGCCAAGGCAACAGATCGGCAAAGTGGGGGCTAG
- a CDS encoding prepilin-type N-terminal cleavage/methylation domain-containing protein: MNVRRHGMTFVEVAAAIMLLGVLATVVTQCAAWTAGERRAAERREIALFEAANVMERLASEDWESLAPKAAAEDPLSTAAKEMLPGGRLTTEIQLIGDNPAAKRIVVEVQWLNRAGESESPVRLVTWRYQGRGTRDGGRGN; encoded by the coding sequence ATGAACGTTCGCCGACATGGAATGACCTTCGTGGAAGTCGCCGCGGCCATCATGCTCTTGGGCGTGCTGGCAACGGTCGTGACTCAATGCGCGGCGTGGACGGCCGGCGAGCGCCGCGCGGCCGAGCGCCGCGAGATCGCGCTCTTCGAGGCGGCCAACGTCATGGAACGGTTGGCCTCCGAGGATTGGGAATCGCTCGCGCCAAAAGCCGCTGCCGAGGATCCCCTCTCCACCGCCGCCAAGGAAATGCTCCCCGGCGGACGGCTCACCACCGAGATCCAACTCATCGGCGACAATCCGGCGGCCAAGCGAATCGTCGTCGAGGTGCAATGGCTCAATCGGGCCGGCGAGTCGGAATCGCCCGTGCGGCTGGTAACGTGGAGGTATCAGGGCAGAGGGACGAGGGATGGGGGGCGAGGGAATTGA